From one Mustela nigripes isolate SB6536 chromosome 16, MUSNIG.SB6536, whole genome shotgun sequence genomic stretch:
- the VAT1 gene encoding synaptic vesicle membrane protein VAT-1 homolog produces MSSEREVAEVATVVAAAEAGAGEDAPSQPPKAEAAGDAQPSATSEGAAAASPPPLRCLVLTGFGGYDKVKLQSRPAVAPAPGPGQLTLRVRACGLNFADLMARQGLYDRLPPLPLTPGMEGAGVVIAVGEGVNDRKVGDRVMVLIRSGMWQEEVTVPSAQTFQMPEAMTFEEAAALLVNYITAYMVLFDFGNLRPGHSVLVHMAAGGVGMAALQLCRTVENVTVFGTASASKHEVLKENGVTHPIDYHTTDYVDEIKKISPKGVDIVMDPLGGSDTAKGYNLLKPMGKVVTYGMANLLTGPKRNLMALARTWWNQFSVTALQLLPANRAVCGFHLGYLEGEVELVQGVVARLLALYNQGRIKPHIDSVWPFEKVADAMRQMQEKKNVGKVLLVPGPEKEN; encoded by the exons ATGTCCTCGGAGAGAGAGGTAGCCGAGGTAGCCACTGTGGTGGCGGCGGCCGAAGCAGGGGCCGGAGAAGACGCCCCTTCTCAGCCCCCGAAAGCCGAGGCCGCTGGCGACGCCCAGCCATCCGCGACTTCCGAGGGGGCCGCCGCCGCGTCGCCGCCGCCGCTGCGGTGCCTGGTGCTCACCGGCTTCGGCGGCTACGACAAGGTGAAGCTGCAGAGCCGGCCTGCCGTGGCACCGGCCCCCGGTCCCGGCCAGCTGACGCTGCGCGTCCGGGCTTGCGGGCTCAACTTCGCCGACCTTATGGCTCGGCAGGGGCTGTACGACCGGCTACCGCCGCTGCCCCTCACTCCGGGCATGGAGGGCGCCGGCGTCGTGATCGCGGTGGGCGAGGGAGTCAACGACCGCAAG GTAGGGGACCGGGTGATGGTGTTGATCCGGTCAGGCATGTGGCAGGAGGAGGTGACTGTGCCCTCAGCCCAGACCTTCCAGATGCCTGAGGCCATGACCTTTGAGGAAGCGGCTGCCTTGCTGGTCAATTACATCACAGCCTACATGGTCCTCTTTGACTTCGGCAATCTACGGCCCGGCCACAGCGTCTTGGTACACATGGCCGCAG GGGGTGTGGGCATGGCCGCCTTGCAGCTGTGCCGCACAGTGGAGAACGTGACGGTGTTCGGGACGGCCTCGGCCAGCAAACACGAGGTGCTGAAGGAGAACGGGGTCACACACCCCATTGACTATCACACGACTGACTATGTGGATGAGATCAAGAAGATCTCCCCAAAAG gAGTGGACATCGTCATGGACCCTCTGGGTGGGTCAGATACTGCCAAGGGCTACAACCTCCTCAAACCCATGGGCAAAGTGGTCACCTATG GAATGGCCAACCTGCTGACGGGCCCCAAGCGGAACCTGATGGCCCTGGCGCGCACGTGGTGGAACCAGTTCAGCGTGACGGCCCTGCAGCTGCTGCCCGCCAACCGCGCTGTGTGTGGCTTCCACCTGGGCTACCTGGAGGGCGAGGTGGAGCTGGTCCAAGGTGTGGTGGCCCGCCTCCTGGCTCTGTACAACCAGGGCCGCATCAAACCGCACATCGACTCTGTGTGGCCCTTTGAGAAG GTGGCGGACGCCATGAGGCAGATGCAGGAGAAGAAGAATGTGGGCAAAGTCCTCCTGGTGCCTGGACCAGAGAAGGAGAACTAG
- the RND2 gene encoding rho-related GTP-binding protein RhoN isoform X1, with protein MEGQSGRCKIVVVGDAECGKTALLQVFAKDAYPGSYVPTVFENYTASFEIDKRRIELNMWDTSGSSYYDNVRPLAYPDSDAVLICFDISRPETLDSVLKKWQGETQEFCPNAKVVLVGCKLDMRTDLATLRELSKQRLIPVTHEQGTVLAKQVGAVSYVECSSRSSERSVRDVFHVATVASLGRGHRQLRRTDSRRGLQRPAQLAGRSDRGTGTESEIHKDRAKSCNLM; from the exons ATGGAGGGGCAGAGCGGCCGCTGCAAGATCGTGGTGGTGGGGGACGCAGAGTGCGGCAAGACGGCGCTGCTGCAGGTGTTCGCCAAGGACGCCTACCCCGGG AGTTATGTCCCCACCGTGTTTGAGAACTACACCGCGAGCTTTGAGATCGACAAGCGCCGCATAGAGCTCAACATGTGGGACACTTCAG GTTCCTCTTACTATGATAACGTCCGGCCTCTGGCCTATCCTGATTCAGATGCTGTGCTCATCTGCTTCGACATTAGCCGACCAGAAACACTGGACAGTGTCCTCAAGAAG TGGCAAGGGGAGACTCAGGAGTTTTGCCCCAATGCCAAGGTTGTGCTGGTTGGCTGTAAACTGGACATGCGCACCGACCTGGCTACACTGAGGGAGCTGTCCAAGCAGAGGCTTATCCCCGTTACGCATGAGCAG GGCACTGTGCTGGCCAAGCAGGTAGGCGCTGTGTCCTACGTGGAGTGCTCCTCCCGGTCCTCTGAGCGCAGCGTCAGGGATGTCTTCCATGTGGCCACAGTGGCCTCACTCGGCCGTGGCCATAGGCAGCTGCGTCGTACTGACTCACGCCGTGGACTGCAGAGACCTGCGCAGCTGGCGGGCCGGTCGGACCGGGGGACCGGGACCGAGAGCGAGATACACAAGGATCGAGCCAAGAGCTGCAACCTCATGTGA
- the RND2 gene encoding rho-related GTP-binding protein RhoN isoform X2 has product MEGQSGRCKIVVVGDAECGKTALLQVFAKDAYPGSYVPTVFENYTASFEIDKRRIELNMWDTSDAVLICFDISRPETLDSVLKKWQGETQEFCPNAKVVLVGCKLDMRTDLATLRELSKQRLIPVTHEQGTVLAKQVGAVSYVECSSRSSERSVRDVFHVATVASLGRGHRQLRRTDSRRGLQRPAQLAGRSDRGTGTESEIHKDRAKSCNLM; this is encoded by the exons ATGGAGGGGCAGAGCGGCCGCTGCAAGATCGTGGTGGTGGGGGACGCAGAGTGCGGCAAGACGGCGCTGCTGCAGGTGTTCGCCAAGGACGCCTACCCCGGG AGTTATGTCCCCACCGTGTTTGAGAACTACACCGCGAGCTTTGAGATCGACAAGCGCCGCATAGAGCTCAACATGTGGGACACTTCAG ATGCTGTGCTCATCTGCTTCGACATTAGCCGACCAGAAACACTGGACAGTGTCCTCAAGAAG TGGCAAGGGGAGACTCAGGAGTTTTGCCCCAATGCCAAGGTTGTGCTGGTTGGCTGTAAACTGGACATGCGCACCGACCTGGCTACACTGAGGGAGCTGTCCAAGCAGAGGCTTATCCCCGTTACGCATGAGCAG GGCACTGTGCTGGCCAAGCAGGTAGGCGCTGTGTCCTACGTGGAGTGCTCCTCCCGGTCCTCTGAGCGCAGCGTCAGGGATGTCTTCCATGTGGCCACAGTGGCCTCACTCGGCCGTGGCCATAGGCAGCTGCGTCGTACTGACTCACGCCGTGGACTGCAGAGACCTGCGCAGCTGGCGGGCCGGTCGGACCGGGGGACCGGGACCGAGAGCGAGATACACAAGGATCGAGCCAAGAGCTGCAACCTCATGTGA